A single Syngnathoides biaculeatus isolate LvHL_M chromosome 18, ASM1980259v1, whole genome shotgun sequence DNA region contains:
- the LOC133491414 gene encoding glycine receptor subunit alpha-2-like isoform X2 — translation MKSPGGASRPPSPSDFLDKLMGRTSGYDARIRPNFKGPPVNVTCNIFINSFGSITETTMDYRLNVFLRQQWNDPRLAYKEYPDDSLDLDPSMLDSIWKPDLFFANEKGANFHDVTTDNTLLRIFQNGNVLYSIRLTLTLSCPMDLKNFPMDSQMCIMQLESFGYTMNDLIFEWLDVGAVQVADDLVLPQFVLKEEHGLGYCTKHYNTGKFTCIEVKFHLERQMGYYLIQMYIPSLLTVILSWVSFWINMDAAPARVSYVKAIDIWMAVCLLFVFAALLEYAAVNFVSRQHKEFFRLRKKLRERARRRSHEQAGGEAKTKADGRAEQQCGACAREEELARQGLLFQALGLGLGCSAPEMDATPVFADLPPGLGYYDIRRRFVDRAKKIDTVSRAVFPLTFLMFNVLYWLTYKVLRHEDVPLQV, via the exons ATGAAGTCGCCCGGCGGCGCCTCCCGACCGCCCTCGCCCTCCGATTTCCTGGACAAGCTGATGGGTCGCACGTCCGGCTACGACGCCCGCATCCGACCCAACTTCAAAG GACCCCCCGTGAACGTCACCTGCAACATCTTCATCAACAGCTTCGGCTCCATCACCGAAACCACCATG GACTACCGTCTGAACGTCTTTCTGCGGCAGCAGTGGAACGACCCTCGGCTGGCTTACAAAGAGTACCCGGACGACTCGCTGGACCTGGACCCGTCCATGCTGGACTCCATCTGGAAACCCGACTTGTTCTTCGCCAACGAAAAGGGAGCAAACTTCCACGACGTCACCACCGACAACACGCTGCTCAGAATATTCCAGAACGGAAACGTCCTCTACAGCATCAG gCTGACATTAACCCTCTCGTGCCCCATGGATCTGAAGAACTTCCCCATGGACAGCCAGATGTGCATCATGCAGCTGGAGAGCT TTGGCTACACCATGAACGACCTCATCTTCGAATGGCTGGACGTGGGCGCCGTGCAGGTGGCGGACGACCTGGTTCTCCCTCAGTTTGTTCTGAAAGAGGAGCACGGGCTGGGATATTGCACCAAGCATTACAACACAG GTAAATTCACCTGCATTGAGGTCAAATTCCACCTGGAGCGCCAGATGGGCTACTACCTGATTCAGATGTACATTCCCAGCCTGCTGACGGTCATCCTGTCCTGGGTGTCCTTCTGGATCAACATGGACGCGGCTCCGGCCAGG GTGTCCTACGTGAAAGCCATCGACATCTGGATGGCGGTGTGCCTCCTTTTCGTGTTTGCCGCACTCTTGGAGTACGCGGCGGTGAATTTCGTCTCCCGGCAGCACAAGGAGTTCTTCCGGCTGAGGAAGAAGCTCCGAGAGCGAGCGCGCCGACGGAGC CACGAGCAGGCCGGCGGTGAGGCCAAGACGAAAGCCGACGGGAGGGCCGAGCAGCAGTGCGGCGCCTGCGCCCGC GAGGAGGAGCTGGCGCGCCAGGGTTTACTCTTCCAGGCTTTGGGCCTGGGACTGGGCTGCAGCGCTCCGGAAATGGACGCCACGCCGGTGTTTGCCGACTTGCCTCCTGGCTTGGGCTACTACGACATACGGCGGCGCTTCGTGGACCGGGCCAAGAAGATCGACACGGTGTCTCGAGCCGTCTTCCCGCTGACGTTCCTCATGTTCAACGTCCTCTACTGGCTCACCTACAAGGTCCTTCGGCACGAAGACGTCCCACTTCAAGTGTGA
- the LOC133491414 gene encoding glycine receptor subunit alpha-4-like isoform X1 produces the protein MKSPGGASRPPSPSDFLDKLMGRTSGYDARIRPNFKGPPVNVTCNIFINSFGSITETTMDYRLNVFLRQQWNDPRLAYKEYPDDSLDLDPSMLDSIWKPDLFFANEKGANFHDVTTDNTLLRIFQNGNVLYSIRLTLTLSCPMDLKNFPMDSQMCIMQLESFGYTMNDLIFEWLDVGAVQVADDLVLPQFVLKEEHGLGYCTKHYNTGKFTCIEVKFHLERQMGYYLIQMYIPSLLTVILSWVSFWINMDAAPARVGLGITTVLTMTTQSSGSRASLPKVSYVKAIDIWMAVCLLFVFAALLEYAAVNFVSRQHKEFFRLRKKLRERARRRSHEQAGGEAKTKADGRAEQQCGACAREEELARQGLLFQALGLGLGCSAPEMDATPVFADLPPGLGYYDIRRRFVDRAKKIDTVSRAVFPLTFLMFNVLYWLTYKVLRHEDVPLQV, from the exons ATGAAGTCGCCCGGCGGCGCCTCCCGACCGCCCTCGCCCTCCGATTTCCTGGACAAGCTGATGGGTCGCACGTCCGGCTACGACGCCCGCATCCGACCCAACTTCAAAG GACCCCCCGTGAACGTCACCTGCAACATCTTCATCAACAGCTTCGGCTCCATCACCGAAACCACCATG GACTACCGTCTGAACGTCTTTCTGCGGCAGCAGTGGAACGACCCTCGGCTGGCTTACAAAGAGTACCCGGACGACTCGCTGGACCTGGACCCGTCCATGCTGGACTCCATCTGGAAACCCGACTTGTTCTTCGCCAACGAAAAGGGAGCAAACTTCCACGACGTCACCACCGACAACACGCTGCTCAGAATATTCCAGAACGGAAACGTCCTCTACAGCATCAG gCTGACATTAACCCTCTCGTGCCCCATGGATCTGAAGAACTTCCCCATGGACAGCCAGATGTGCATCATGCAGCTGGAGAGCT TTGGCTACACCATGAACGACCTCATCTTCGAATGGCTGGACGTGGGCGCCGTGCAGGTGGCGGACGACCTGGTTCTCCCTCAGTTTGTTCTGAAAGAGGAGCACGGGCTGGGATATTGCACCAAGCATTACAACACAG GTAAATTCACCTGCATTGAGGTCAAATTCCACCTGGAGCGCCAGATGGGCTACTACCTGATTCAGATGTACATTCCCAGCCTGCTGACGGTCATCCTGTCCTGGGTGTCCTTCTGGATCAACATGGACGCGGCTCCGGCCAGGGTGGGCCTGGGCATCACCACCGTGCTCACCATGACCACGCAGAGTTCGGGCTCCAGGGCCTCGCTGCCCAAG GTGTCCTACGTGAAAGCCATCGACATCTGGATGGCGGTGTGCCTCCTTTTCGTGTTTGCCGCACTCTTGGAGTACGCGGCGGTGAATTTCGTCTCCCGGCAGCACAAGGAGTTCTTCCGGCTGAGGAAGAAGCTCCGAGAGCGAGCGCGCCGACGGAGC CACGAGCAGGCCGGCGGTGAGGCCAAGACGAAAGCCGACGGGAGGGCCGAGCAGCAGTGCGGCGCCTGCGCCCGC GAGGAGGAGCTGGCGCGCCAGGGTTTACTCTTCCAGGCTTTGGGCCTGGGACTGGGCTGCAGCGCTCCGGAAATGGACGCCACGCCGGTGTTTGCCGACTTGCCTCCTGGCTTGGGCTACTACGACATACGGCGGCGCTTCGTGGACCGGGCCAAGAAGATCGACACGGTGTCTCGAGCCGTCTTCCCGCTGACGTTCCTCATGTTCAACGTCCTCTACTGGCTCACCTACAAGGTCCTTCGGCACGAAGACGTCCCACTTCAAGTGTGA
- the LOC133491414 gene encoding glycine receptor subunit alpha-2-like isoform X3: MDYRLNVFLRQQWNDPRLAYKEYPDDSLDLDPSMLDSIWKPDLFFANEKGANFHDVTTDNTLLRIFQNGNVLYSIRLTLTLSCPMDLKNFPMDSQMCIMQLESFGYTMNDLIFEWLDVGAVQVADDLVLPQFVLKEEHGLGYCTKHYNTGKFTCIEVKFHLERQMGYYLIQMYIPSLLTVILSWVSFWINMDAAPARVGLGITTVLTMTTQSSGSRASLPKVSYVKAIDIWMAVCLLFVFAALLEYAAVNFVSRQHKEFFRLRKKLRERARRRSHEQAGGEAKTKADGRAEQQCGACAREEELARQGLLFQALGLGLGCSAPEMDATPVFADLPPGLGYYDIRRRFVDRAKKIDTVSRAVFPLTFLMFNVLYWLTYKVLRHEDVPLQV; encoded by the exons ATG GACTACCGTCTGAACGTCTTTCTGCGGCAGCAGTGGAACGACCCTCGGCTGGCTTACAAAGAGTACCCGGACGACTCGCTGGACCTGGACCCGTCCATGCTGGACTCCATCTGGAAACCCGACTTGTTCTTCGCCAACGAAAAGGGAGCAAACTTCCACGACGTCACCACCGACAACACGCTGCTCAGAATATTCCAGAACGGAAACGTCCTCTACAGCATCAG gCTGACATTAACCCTCTCGTGCCCCATGGATCTGAAGAACTTCCCCATGGACAGCCAGATGTGCATCATGCAGCTGGAGAGCT TTGGCTACACCATGAACGACCTCATCTTCGAATGGCTGGACGTGGGCGCCGTGCAGGTGGCGGACGACCTGGTTCTCCCTCAGTTTGTTCTGAAAGAGGAGCACGGGCTGGGATATTGCACCAAGCATTACAACACAG GTAAATTCACCTGCATTGAGGTCAAATTCCACCTGGAGCGCCAGATGGGCTACTACCTGATTCAGATGTACATTCCCAGCCTGCTGACGGTCATCCTGTCCTGGGTGTCCTTCTGGATCAACATGGACGCGGCTCCGGCCAGGGTGGGCCTGGGCATCACCACCGTGCTCACCATGACCACGCAGAGTTCGGGCTCCAGGGCCTCGCTGCCCAAG GTGTCCTACGTGAAAGCCATCGACATCTGGATGGCGGTGTGCCTCCTTTTCGTGTTTGCCGCACTCTTGGAGTACGCGGCGGTGAATTTCGTCTCCCGGCAGCACAAGGAGTTCTTCCGGCTGAGGAAGAAGCTCCGAGAGCGAGCGCGCCGACGGAGC CACGAGCAGGCCGGCGGTGAGGCCAAGACGAAAGCCGACGGGAGGGCCGAGCAGCAGTGCGGCGCCTGCGCCCGC GAGGAGGAGCTGGCGCGCCAGGGTTTACTCTTCCAGGCTTTGGGCCTGGGACTGGGCTGCAGCGCTCCGGAAATGGACGCCACGCCGGTGTTTGCCGACTTGCCTCCTGGCTTGGGCTACTACGACATACGGCGGCGCTTCGTGGACCGGGCCAAGAAGATCGACACGGTGTCTCGAGCCGTCTTCCCGCTGACGTTCCTCATGTTCAACGTCCTCTACTGGCTCACCTACAAGGTCCTTCGGCACGAAGACGTCCCACTTCAAGTGTGA
- the LOC133491414 gene encoding glycine receptor subunit alpha-2-like isoform X4, which produces MFLPRFLEDASGRKTRSSLKSFRQIRERQWGGGGFPGILNYASAASASCTLHLLRRRGRGAAEFHTAAQRATWRRLEFFSSRSWAFLVSGMRVRTFCLLWAPWVFFLRGRWVLCKEMKSPGGASRPPSPSDFLDKLMGRTSGYDARIRPNFKGPPVNVTCNIFINSFGSITETTMDYRLNVFLRQQWNDPRLAYKEYPDDSLDLDPSMLDSIWKPDLFFANEKGANFHDVTTDNTLLRIFQNGNVLYSIRLTLTLSCPMDLKNFPMDSQMCIMQLESFGYTMNDLIFEWLDVGAVQVADDLVLPQFVLKEEHGLGYCTKHYNTGKFTCIEVKFHLERQMGYYLIQMYIPSLLTVILSWVSFWINMDAAPARVGLGITTVLTMTTQSSGSRASLPKVSYVKAIDIWMAVCLLFVFAALLEYAAVNFVSRQHKEFFRLRKKLRERARRRSHEQAGGEAKTKADGRAEQQCGACAREEELARQGLLFQALGLGLGCSAPEMDATPVFADLPPGLGYYDIRRRFVDRAKKIDTVSRAVFPLTFLMFNVLYWLTYKVLRHEDVPLQV; this is translated from the exons ATGTTCCTGCCGCGGTTCCTTGAGGATGCATCTGGCCGTAAAACGAGATCAAGCTTGAAGTCATTCCGACAGATACGCGAGCGgcagtgggggggagggggtttcCCGGGGATTCTGAATTATGCATCGGCGGCGTCGGCGTCGTGTACTTTGCACCTGCTGAGGCGAAGGGGACGGGGAGCCGCCGAGTTTCACACGGCAGCCCAACGAGCAACTTGGCGGCGTCTGGAATTTTTCTCTTCTCGCTCGTGGGCTTTCCTGGTTTCCGGGATGCGAGTGCGAACCTTTTGTCTGCTGTGGGctccttgggtgttttttctccGAGGCAG GTGGGTGCTGTGCAAGGAGATGAAGTCGCCCGGCGGCGCCTCCCGACCGCCCTCGCCCTCCGATTTCCTGGACAAGCTGATGGGTCGCACGTCCGGCTACGACGCCCGCATCCGACCCAACTTCAAAG GACCCCCCGTGAACGTCACCTGCAACATCTTCATCAACAGCTTCGGCTCCATCACCGAAACCACCATG GACTACCGTCTGAACGTCTTTCTGCGGCAGCAGTGGAACGACCCTCGGCTGGCTTACAAAGAGTACCCGGACGACTCGCTGGACCTGGACCCGTCCATGCTGGACTCCATCTGGAAACCCGACTTGTTCTTCGCCAACGAAAAGGGAGCAAACTTCCACGACGTCACCACCGACAACACGCTGCTCAGAATATTCCAGAACGGAAACGTCCTCTACAGCATCAG gCTGACATTAACCCTCTCGTGCCCCATGGATCTGAAGAACTTCCCCATGGACAGCCAGATGTGCATCATGCAGCTGGAGAGCT TTGGCTACACCATGAACGACCTCATCTTCGAATGGCTGGACGTGGGCGCCGTGCAGGTGGCGGACGACCTGGTTCTCCCTCAGTTTGTTCTGAAAGAGGAGCACGGGCTGGGATATTGCACCAAGCATTACAACACAG GTAAATTCACCTGCATTGAGGTCAAATTCCACCTGGAGCGCCAGATGGGCTACTACCTGATTCAGATGTACATTCCCAGCCTGCTGACGGTCATCCTGTCCTGGGTGTCCTTCTGGATCAACATGGACGCGGCTCCGGCCAGGGTGGGCCTGGGCATCACCACCGTGCTCACCATGACCACGCAGAGTTCGGGCTCCAGGGCCTCGCTGCCCAAG GTGTCCTACGTGAAAGCCATCGACATCTGGATGGCGGTGTGCCTCCTTTTCGTGTTTGCCGCACTCTTGGAGTACGCGGCGGTGAATTTCGTCTCCCGGCAGCACAAGGAGTTCTTCCGGCTGAGGAAGAAGCTCCGAGAGCGAGCGCGCCGACGGAGC CACGAGCAGGCCGGCGGTGAGGCCAAGACGAAAGCCGACGGGAGGGCCGAGCAGCAGTGCGGCGCCTGCGCCCGC GAGGAGGAGCTGGCGCGCCAGGGTTTACTCTTCCAGGCTTTGGGCCTGGGACTGGGCTGCAGCGCTCCGGAAATGGACGCCACGCCGGTGTTTGCCGACTTGCCTCCTGGCTTGGGCTACTACGACATACGGCGGCGCTTCGTGGACCGGGCCAAGAAGATCGACACGGTGTCTCGAGCCGTCTTCCCGCTGACGTTCCTCATGTTCAACGTCCTCTACTGGCTCACCTACAAGGTCCTTCGGCACGAAGACGTCCCACTTCAAGTGTGA